One window from the genome of Haloprofundus halobius encodes:
- a CDS encoding inorganic phosphate transporter gives MVDALLVVGLLVAVFVGFNIGGSSTGVAFGPAVGSGVVSKLAAAALMSGFALLGGWTAGREVIKTMGGEIVPQSQFTLAASVAVLLFVGLALLVSNTFGVPASTSMTAVGAIAGLGVATGTLNESAMLEIVSWWIVAPILAFWVCAVVGRYVYPYLDARFAIDRTEGPLLAFDPLPRLGEGTTRQEFGGTVLVVVIACYMAFSAGASNVANAVAPLVGNGAVSLEGGILVAAGAIGLGAFTIARRTLDTVGNDLTDLPILAALVVEVVSATLIAVLSALGIPASLAVSATMSIVGLGWGRATRTVTLGQAVRGEGPNVSVNALAAERRETVPRVGDADDELTANDLFDPGTTGRVIFFWILTPSLSALASFLLFRFVPL, from the coding sequence GTGGTAGACGCTCTGTTGGTCGTCGGTCTTCTGGTCGCCGTCTTCGTCGGGTTCAACATCGGCGGCTCTTCCACCGGCGTCGCGTTCGGTCCCGCCGTCGGCAGCGGTGTCGTGAGCAAACTCGCCGCCGCGGCGCTGATGAGCGGCTTCGCACTCCTCGGCGGCTGGACCGCCGGCCGCGAGGTGATCAAGACGATGGGCGGCGAAATCGTCCCGCAGAGCCAGTTCACCCTCGCCGCCAGCGTCGCCGTGCTGCTGTTCGTCGGCCTCGCGCTCCTCGTGTCGAACACGTTCGGCGTTCCGGCCTCCACGTCGATGACGGCGGTCGGCGCAATCGCCGGACTCGGCGTCGCCACGGGGACGCTCAACGAGAGTGCGATGCTCGAAATCGTCTCGTGGTGGATCGTCGCGCCCATCCTCGCCTTCTGGGTCTGCGCGGTCGTCGGTCGGTACGTGTACCCGTACCTCGACGCGCGCTTCGCCATCGACCGAACCGAGGGGCCGCTCTTGGCGTTCGACCCCTTGCCGCGCCTCGGCGAGGGGACGACGCGACAGGAGTTTGGCGGGACGGTGTTGGTCGTCGTCATCGCCTGCTACATGGCGTTCTCGGCGGGGGCGTCGAACGTCGCCAACGCCGTCGCGCCGTTGGTCGGCAACGGCGCGGTGTCGCTCGAAGGTGGTATCCTGGTGGCGGCGGGAGCCATCGGCCTCGGCGCGTTCACCATCGCGCGGCGGACGCTCGACACCGTCGGCAACGACCTCACCGACCTCCCGATTCTCGCGGCGCTCGTCGTCGAAGTCGTCAGCGCGACGCTCATCGCGGTGTTGTCAGCGTTGGGTATCCCGGCGAGTCTCGCGGTCAGCGCGACGATGAGCATCGTCGGTCTCGGCTGGGGTCGGGCGACGCGGACGGTGACGCTCGGACAGGCCGTCCGCGGTGAGGGACCGAACGTCTCGGTGAACGCGCTCGCGGCCGAGCGACGAGAGACGGTCCCCCGCGTCGGCGACGCGGACGACGAACTCACGGCGAACGACCTGTTCGACCCGGGGACGACGGGTCGCGTCATCTTCTTCTGGATTCTCACTCCCTCGCTGTCGGCGCTTGCGTCGTTTCTGCTCTTCCGGTTCGTGCCGCTGTGA
- the fer gene encoding ferredoxin Fer, with product MPTVEYLNYEVLDDQGWEMDDDDLFDNAADAGLDEEDYGSLDVNEGEYILEAAEAQGYDWPFSCRAGACANCAAILYEGEIEMDMQQILSDEEVDDKNVRLTCIGSPAADEVRIVYNAKHLDYLQNRVI from the coding sequence ATGCCCACGGTAGAATACCTTAACTACGAAGTACTGGACGACCAAGGCTGGGAAATGGACGACGACGACCTCTTCGACAACGCGGCCGACGCTGGCCTCGACGAAGAAGACTACGGGTCGCTCGACGTCAACGAGGGCGAGTATATCCTCGAAGCCGCCGAGGCACAGGGCTACGACTGGCCGTTCTCGTGCCGTGCAGGCGCGTGTGCGAACTGTGCCGCGATCCTGTACGAGGGCGAAATCGAGATGGACATGCAGCAGATTCTCTCCGACGAGGAAGTCGACGACAAAAACGTCCGTCTCACCTGCATCGGTTCACCCGCGGCCGACGAGGTGCGCATCGTCTACAACGCGAAGCACCTCGACTACCTGCAGAACCGCGTCATCTGA
- a CDS encoding GntP family permease, whose translation MNVFANPQVAQLGGAHSPLIAFAVGLVSVILLLVYWDLPAFVGLVIATLVVGIVAPQVAFADVPAQVAESFGEGMAGIGIPILMAAVIGKSMMGSGAAERIVRGFTSLTGSENSDFALWGSSSFLAIPVFFDNVFYLMAPLARSMRARVGKNYALYIVVVGAGAATTHVFVPPTPGPLAVAEELPNVNLGWTIAIGLAVAVPSAFVGGIVYGRWINKRMDIPLRDAMDTTGDELTELAERSNSQLPGVLEASLPILLAVVLVASDTAATTFLGEDAPIRSITGFFGDPNFALTAAAIAAALTYRRMRALSDEAWGDELTEALKSGGNIAAITAAGGAFGAMLAAAGIGDYITNILSGLGIGVLVTAWLIAATVRIAQGSATVAMLTTAGIMAGSGAVASLSVNPAYLVMAIGAGGNICSWYNDSGFWLVKEIGGLTQTETLKTWTALTTIVSITGLLTVLLLSTFLPLT comes from the coding sequence ATGAACGTTTTCGCGAATCCACAGGTGGCACAGCTCGGCGGTGCCCACAGTCCGCTGATAGCCTTCGCCGTCGGACTCGTCTCGGTCATTCTGCTGTTGGTGTACTGGGACCTCCCGGCGTTCGTCGGCCTCGTCATCGCGACGCTCGTCGTCGGCATCGTCGCCCCGCAGGTGGCGTTCGCCGACGTTCCGGCGCAGGTCGCCGAATCGTTCGGCGAGGGGATGGCCGGCATCGGAATCCCGATCCTCATGGCGGCGGTCATCGGCAAGTCGATGATGGGAAGCGGTGCGGCCGAACGCATCGTTCGTGGCTTCACCTCGCTGACGGGCAGCGAGAACTCCGACTTCGCGCTCTGGGGGAGCAGTTCCTTCCTCGCCATCCCGGTGTTCTTCGACAACGTGTTCTACCTGATGGCACCGCTGGCGCGGTCGATGCGCGCCCGCGTCGGCAAGAACTACGCGCTCTACATCGTCGTCGTCGGCGCGGGCGCGGCGACGACGCACGTGTTCGTCCCGCCGACGCCCGGCCCGCTCGCCGTCGCGGAGGAACTTCCGAACGTCAATCTCGGCTGGACGATTGCCATCGGCCTCGCGGTCGCCGTCCCCTCGGCGTTCGTCGGTGGCATCGTCTACGGTCGATGGATAAACAAACGGATGGACATCCCGCTTCGTGACGCGATGGACACGACCGGCGACGAACTGACCGAACTCGCCGAGCGCTCGAACAGTCAGCTTCCGGGCGTCCTCGAGGCGTCGCTACCGATTCTTTTGGCCGTCGTCCTCGTCGCCTCCGACACCGCGGCGACGACGTTCCTCGGCGAGGACGCGCCGATTCGCTCCATCACCGGCTTCTTCGGCGACCCGAACTTCGCGCTGACGGCGGCAGCTATCGCCGCGGCGCTCACCTACCGTCGGATGCGCGCGCTCTCCGACGAGGCGTGGGGCGACGAGCTCACCGAGGCGCTGAAATCCGGTGGCAACATCGCGGCCATCACCGCCGCCGGCGGCGCGTTCGGTGCGATGCTCGCGGCCGCCGGCATCGGCGACTACATCACCAACATCCTCTCGGGGCTCGGCATCGGCGTGCTCGTCACCGCGTGGCTTATCGCCGCGACGGTCCGCATCGCGCAGGGCTCTGCGACCGTCGCGATGCTCACGACGGCGGGTATCATGGCCGGGTCCGGCGCGGTCGCCTCGCTGTCGGTCAACCCGGCGTACCTCGTGATGGCTATCGGCGCGGGCGGCAACATCTGCTCGTGGTACAACGACAGCGGCTTCTGGCTCGTCAAGGAGATCGGCGGCCTCACGCAGACGGAGACGCTGAAGACGTGGACGGCGTTGACGACCATCGTCTCGATCACCGGTCTGCTGACGGTGCTCCTACTGTCGACGTTCCTCCCGCTGACCTGA